In Symmachiella dynata, the following are encoded in one genomic region:
- a CDS encoding response regulator produces MSMKPFCDRADTLIANYNTQHTVLIIDDDPDITLCLEMVLANYDVNVIRDYGGHFGAWDAAQNTPDVIITDIAMPNGDGQLVLQSVKSEQQTADIPVLVLTGQRDESLASQLRQLGAACILYKPVHYQSLLNEILKHVPLRKLHGAMANSNRT; encoded by the coding sequence ATGAGCATGAAGCCATTCTGCGATCGCGCGGACACATTAATCGCCAATTATAATACGCAGCATACCGTATTGATCATTGACGACGATCCCGACATCACCCTGTGTTTGGAAATGGTACTTGCCAATTATGACGTGAACGTCATTCGCGACTATGGCGGACATTTTGGGGCTTGGGACGCTGCTCAGAATACTCCCGATGTCATCATCACCGATATCGCGATGCCCAATGGTGATGGTCAGCTAGTGCTACAAAGCGTCAAGAGCGAGCAACAGACAGCTGACATCCCCGTCTTGGTGCTTACAGGGCAACGCGACGAGTCGTTGGCGAGCCAACTTCGACAGTTAGGCGCTGCTTGCATACTGTACAAGCCGGTGCATTATCAATCGCTGCTAAACGAAATTCTAAAACACGTTCCTTTGCGAAAGTTGCACGGAGCTATGGCGAATTCCAATCGCACCTAA